The Papaver somniferum cultivar HN1 chromosome 3, ASM357369v1, whole genome shotgun sequence genome includes a region encoding these proteins:
- the LOC113355623 gene encoding pentatricopeptide repeat-containing protein At2g37320-like isoform X1 produces MKPSKSSKIVNSWVSPQMNTIFFRLLHNVVTYKSFSSVHLHLSKHFTTLSSSSSEGKRKGLDQALRILKLITPKPTLTHARQNHLNLVQSCLVDKNPDDHNIISFRKIPLEEVPNRDFVSNVDKNSLSTAISYCGYVRGFIHGIQLHCLAIKTGFDSYVYIGTSLVNLYAKCGDLVNAYKVFVEMPERNVVSWTSIIAGFSQNLHVYMCLKLYHQMRHSNVKPNDYTFTSLLSAYTGNGFLVQGRIAHSQIILMGFDSYTDISNALISMYSKCGDIQDAVYSFETMERRDIVSWNSMIAGYSLHGLSEKAIKLHEEMQKLKIKPDGITFLGILSSCRHGGLVEISRHCFNLMLENGVKPDLDHYSCMVDSLGRAGLLEEAKVFIEEMPVTPNAVIWGSLLSSCRLYGNVAIGIHAAEKRLLCEPDCAATHVQLSKFYAIAGRRDQTVRIRKLMKDRNLKTNPGYSWIEIKNEIVSFGVDDGSNIRATEIFDVVDSLVENMNSSVYDPNLHQGIQGFEL; encoded by the coding sequence ATGAAACCGTCCAAGTCATCCAAAATAGTTAACTCATGGGTGTCTCCACAAATGAACACTATCTTCTTCAGACTTCTTCACAATGTCGTTACTTACAAATCATTTTCCTCAGTTCATCTGCATCTGTCAAAACATTTCACAACCTTATCCTCTTCCTCCTCAGAAGGCAAACGAAAAGGTTTGGATCAAGCTTTGAGAATTTTAAAACTCATAACACCAAAACCTACTCTTACCCATGCCCGTCAAAACCATCTCAACCTCGTACAATCTTGTTTGGTTGATAAAAATCCTGATGACCATAACATCATATCTTTTAGAAAGATACCACTTGAAGAAGTTCCAAACAGAGATTTTGTTTCTAATGTCGATAAGAATAGTCTCTCCACTGCAATAAGTTATTGTGGGTATGTTAGAGGTTTCATTCATGGAATTCAACTCCATTGTTTAGCAATCAAGACTGGGTTTGATTCATATGTTTATATCGGAACTTCTTTGGTTAATTTGTATGCGAAATGTGGTGATCTGGTAAATGCATATAAAGTGTTCGTTGAAATGCCTGAAAGAAATGTTGTTTCGTGGACTTCGATAATTGCAGGATTTTCTCAGAATTTGCACGTGTATATGTGTTTGAAGCTTTACCATCAAATGAGGCATTCAAATGTGAAACCAAATGACTATACTTTTACAAGTCTGTTAAGTGCTTATACAGGTAATGGGTTTCTTGTGCAAGGTAGAATAGCGCATTCTCAAATAATTCTTATGGGTTTTGATTCATATACTGATATCTCAAATGCATTAATATCTATGTACTCAAAATGTGGTGATATTCAAGATGCAGTTTATAGCTTTGAAACTATGGAAAGAAGAGATATTGTTTCATGGAATTCGATGATTGCGGGTTATTCGTTGCATGGGTTATCTGAGAAAGCTATAAAACTTCATGAAGAAATGCAGAAACTAAAAATTAAACCAGATGGCATCACTTTTCTAGGAATTCTATCATCATGTCGACACGGTGGGCTTGTAGAAATCAGTAGGCATTGCTTCAATTTGATGCTTGAAAATGGGGTTAAACCAGATTTAGATCATTATTCGTGTATGGTTGATAGTTTAGGTCGAGCAGGGTTGCTAGAAGAAGCTAAAGTATTTATTGAGGAAATGCCGGTAACTCCTAATGCAGTTATATGGGGATCACTATTATCTTCATGCAGACTTTATGGGAATGTTGCGATTGGAATTCATGCAGCTGAGAAGCGTCTTTTATGTGAGCCAgattgtgctgcaactcatgTGCAGTTATCAAAATTCTATGCCATTGCGGGGCGAAGGGATCAAACAGTGAGAATCCGAaaattgatgaaagatagaaatTTGAAGACGAATCCTGGGTATAGTTGGATTGAGATTAAGAACGAAattgtcagttttggagttgatgATGGATCAAACATAAGAGCTACTGAAATATTTGATGTAGTCGATAGTTTAGTTGAGAACATGAACAGTTCAGTATATGACCCGAATTTGCACCAAGGCATTCAAGGTTTTGAGCTTTAA
- the LOC113355623 gene encoding pentatricopeptide repeat-containing protein At2g37320-like isoform X2, giving the protein MKPSKSSKIVNSWVSPQMNTIFFRLLHNVVTYKSFSSVHLHLSKHFTTLSSSSSEGKRKGLDQALRILKLITPKPTLTHARQNHLNLVQSCLVDKNPDDHNIISFRKIPLEEVPNRDFVSNVDKNSLSTAISYCGYVRGFIHGIQLHCLAIKTGFDSYVYIGTSLVNLYAKCGDLVNAYKVFVEMPERNVVSWTSIIAGFSQNLHVYMCLKLYHQMRHSNVKPNDYTFTSLLSAYTVYSFETMERRDIVSWNSMIAGYSLHGLSEKAIKLHEEMQKLKIKPDGITFLGILSSCRHGGLVEISRHCFNLMLENGVKPDLDHYSCMVDSLGRAGLLEEAKVFIEEMPVTPNAVIWGSLLSSCRLYGNVAIGIHAAEKRLLCEPDCAATHVQLSKFYAIAGRRDQTVRIRKLMKDRNLKTNPGYSWIEIKNEIVSFGVDDGSNIRATEIFDVVDSLVENMNSSVYDPNLHQGIQGFEL; this is encoded by the exons ATGAAACCGTCCAAGTCATCCAAAATAGTTAACTCATGGGTGTCTCCACAAATGAACACTATCTTCTTCAGACTTCTTCACAATGTCGTTACTTACAAATCATTTTCCTCAGTTCATCTGCATCTGTCAAAACATTTCACAACCTTATCCTCTTCCTCCTCAGAAGGCAAACGAAAAGGTTTGGATCAAGCTTTGAGAATTTTAAAACTCATAACACCAAAACCTACTCTTACCCATGCCCGTCAAAACCATCTCAACCTCGTACAATCTTGTTTGGTTGATAAAAATCCTGATGACCATAACATCATATCTTTTAGAAAGATACCACTTGAAGAAGTTCCAAACAGAGATTTTGTTTCTAATGTCGATAAGAATAGTCTCTCCACTGCAATAAGTTATTGTGGGTATGTTAGAGGTTTCATTCATGGAATTCAACTCCATTGTTTAGCAATCAAGACTGGGTTTGATTCATATGTTTATATCGGAACTTCTTTGGTTAATTTGTATGCGAAATGTGGTGATCTGGTAAATGCATATAAAGTGTTCGTTGAAATGCCTGAAAGAAATGTTGTTTCGTGGACTTCGATAATTGCAGGATTTTCTCAGAATTTGCACGTGTATATGTGTTTGAAGCTTTACCATCAAATGAGGCATTCAAATGTGAAACCAAATGACTATACTTTTACAAGTCTGTTAAGTGCTTATACAG TTTATAGCTTTGAAACTATGGAAAGAAGAGATATTGTTTCATGGAATTCGATGATTGCGGGTTATTCGTTGCATGGGTTATCTGAGAAAGCTATAAAACTTCATGAAGAAATGCAGAAACTAAAAATTAAACCAGATGGCATCACTTTTCTAGGAATTCTATCATCATGTCGACACGGTGGGCTTGTAGAAATCAGTAGGCATTGCTTCAATTTGATGCTTGAAAATGGGGTTAAACCAGATTTAGATCATTATTCGTGTATGGTTGATAGTTTAGGTCGAGCAGGGTTGCTAGAAGAAGCTAAAGTATTTATTGAGGAAATGCCGGTAACTCCTAATGCAGTTATATGGGGATCACTATTATCTTCATGCAGACTTTATGGGAATGTTGCGATTGGAATTCATGCAGCTGAGAAGCGTCTTTTATGTGAGCCAgattgtgctgcaactcatgTGCAGTTATCAAAATTCTATGCCATTGCGGGGCGAAGGGATCAAACAGTGAGAATCCGAaaattgatgaaagatagaaatTTGAAGACGAATCCTGGGTATAGTTGGATTGAGATTAAGAACGAAattgtcagttttggagttgatgATGGATCAAACATAAGAGCTACTGAAATATTTGATGTAGTCGATAGTTTAGTTGAGAACATGAACAGTTCAGTATATGACCCGAATTTGCACCAAGGCATTCAAGGTTTTGAGCTTTAA